From Equus asinus isolate D_3611 breed Donkey chromosome 14, EquAss-T2T_v2, whole genome shotgun sequence, one genomic window encodes:
- the THUMPD1 gene encoding LOW QUALITY PROTEIN: THUMP domain-containing protein 1 (The sequence of the model RefSeq protein was modified relative to this genomic sequence to represent the inferred CDS: inserted 3 bases in 3 codons; substituted 4 bases at 4 genomic stop codons) — translation MVVVLESEKLVHHILQDMYKTKKTVTWVILXMLPISGTCKAFLEDRKKYAETFXEPXFKAPNKGTFRIVYKSXRNSHLNTEVIKYLAGIVDSLSLENRVDFSNPHYTVVVEIIKAACCLTVVKDDMFRKYSLREVVKNAKDPSQLNPQXAAQAGNGXESKLESGDKSSQNDPAEGSNNQQVVPEDGEELEQTEPXSETKVVNDGGAKPEFASQVTEGCESNENGLSEGKKSINVGGEFLHWGSVGCFWNSI, via the exons ATGGTGGTGGTGTTGG aatcTGAGAAATTAGTACATCATATTCTCCAGGATATGTACAAAACCAAGAAGACAGTGACTTGGGTTATTCTATGAATGTTACCCATCTCAGGCACATGCAAGGCTTTCTtagaagataggaaaaaatatgcAGAAACAT TGGAACCCTGATTTAAAGCTCCAAACAAAGGGACATTTCGGATTGTTTACAAATCTTGAAGAAACAGTCACTTAAATACAGAAGTTATCAAATACTTGGCAG GAATAGTAGACAGCCTCAGTTTGGAAAATAGAGTGGATTTTAGCAATCCACATTACACAGTGGTAGTAGAAATCATTAAAGCTGCCTGTTGCCTGACTGTTGTGAAAGATGATATGTTCAGAAAATATAGTCTCCGGGAGGTGGTGAAGAATGCTAAGGACCCATCACAGCTTAACCCACAGTAGGCAGCACAAGCAGGAAATG AAGAATCTAAATTGGAATCTGGTGACAAATCTAGTCAAAATGACCCAGCTGAAGGGTCGAATAACCAGCAGGTGGTACCAGAGGATGGTGAGGAGTTGGAGCAGACAGAAC TATCTGAGACTAAGGTGGTGAATGATGGAGGAGCTAAACCTGAATTTGCAAGTCAGGTCACAGAAGGATGTGAGTCAAATGAAAATGGCctctcagagggaaaaaaatcgaTCAATGTTGGAGGTGAGTTTCTCCACTGGGGTTCTGTGGGATGTTTCTGGAATTCCATATAA